The following nucleotide sequence is from Futiania mangrovi.
CGGATCTCGATCCGCATGATCTTGACGCCCCAGGGGTTGGTCGCCTCGTCGATGATGCCCATGAGGATCTCGTTGATCTCCGCCCGCTTCGACAGCGTGTCGTCGAGGTCCATGGAGCCGATCACCGAGCGCAGGTTCGTCGTCGTGAGATTGACGATGGCATCGTGCAGGTTCTGCACCTGGTAGGCGGCGCGCGCCGTGTTGTCGACGCGGAAGAAGACGACGCCGTCTGCGATGACTGCGGCGTTGTCCTTGGTTATGACGGTTTGCTCGGGCACGTCGAGCACCTGCTCCATGATGCTCAGCCGCTTGCCGACCTGGTCGACGAAGGGGACGATCACGCGCAGGCCGGATTCCAGCGTGCGGGTGTAGCGGCCGAACCGCTCCACCGTCCATTGCTCGCCCTGCGGAACGGTCTTGATGCCCGCGTAGATGATCGCGACGGCGATGACCGCGACGATCAGGGTGGCGATCATGAAGGGCGTGACGATCATGGGCGGTGCCTCTCCCTTGGCAAGACGGCGGCGCATGGACCCCTTGCGGTCCGCAACCGGCATCGATTCTCTTGCCCCGAGTGTATCTAAGGAAGCCTTAAACCCTCACGCGAAAACGCCGCCCGGAGCCTGAGCCCGGGGCGGCGTCCTGTTCCGGGCGGGAGAGGAGCCGTCAGGCGGCCTCGTCGCGTTTGACCGCGGGGTCGGGAAGGCCCGTGCCGATCATGCAGTCGCGGGTGACGATGGCGGCCAGTGCCTCCTCGCTCCAGCCCTCGGTACCCTCGGGCCGCGCCGGCAGCACGAGGAAGCGCAGGTCGGCGGTCGAATCCGAGACGCGCACCTCCTGGGCATCCGGCAGGGTCACGCCGAACTCCGCCAGCACCGCGCGCGGTTCCCGCACCACGCGGGAGCGGTAGTCGACGGCCTTGTACCAGGCCGGCGGAATGCCGAGCAGCATCCGCGGGTAGCAGGAGCACAGCGTGCACACGACGACATTGTGCACCTCGGGCGTGTTTTCCAGCACCACGAGTTCGAGCGGCGTGGTCATGTCCATGCCGAACGTGTCCTGGATGGTCTTCAACGGATGGGCGAGCAGCCGTTCCTTGAAGTCCGGGTCGGTCCACGCCCGCGCCACGACGCGCGCGCCGAGCGCGGGGTTGCGGCTGTCGACGATGTCGATCTGGCGGTGCACGTCCTCCGCCGAGATGACGCCCTTCTCGATCAGAAGTTCGCGGATCGCGGTCTCGAGGATGCGATCCTCGATGGGCGCTGCTGCCACTTCCTCGATGGGCGCATGGTCATGGTCATGGTCGTGATGATGATGGTCACCCATGGGAGGACTCCCCGGTATCGCTCCCGTCTGCGGGCAGGAGCCAGTGTTCGTAGATGTCGGCGGCGACGCTGTCGGGGCTGCCGGACACGCCCTCCCACACGTCGTCCTGGCGGAAGCAGACGCGGTAGAGCGGGATCACCGGCAGGCCGGGCTTGTGGAAGGCGAGCAGCGACGGGTTGCGGTAGGCGCCGGTGACGGACATCACGACGCCCGGCTTGCCGCGCAGGTAGCTGGGGGTGCGGCAGTGCCGCTCCGCCGGTTGCTGCGCCACCCGGACACGGTCGCCGGGCTTGTAGCGATAGGGCACCTCAAGCATGGGCCTCTGCCTCCATCCGCTTGCGGACGTCCGCCATCTTCGCCTCGATCTCGTCCTCGGTCAGCACCGCTTGCTCGACGAGAAGCTGGCGCACCGCCTTCAGCCATTTCGAGTAATAGCCGAGGCTCGCGTACTCCTGCGGCGTGTTCTCCTCGATGGCGCGGCGCAGCGAGTCGACCGTGAAGGCCCCGATGCGCGGATTGACCATCAGCATCACCAGTGCGTCGACGCGCTTCTCGTGCAGCGTGTTGGCGTGTTCGTGCAGGTCGATGGGCCCGCCGGGCAGGCCGCCCACGTCGTTGACCTTGCGTTCGTTGTCGCTCATGGCGTCCTCCCTTCGTTTTTTCTTCGGCTCAGGATGCCTCGACGAGGATCAGGTGGCGAGAGGGCAGGTGCAGGCGCACGGGCGCGCCGCGCGCAACGCCGGCATCTGCCAGCCGCGCGGGCTCGGTGCGCACATGGAAGCGCCGCCCCGTGCCGGAGAGCGCGATGACGTCCGCGAAGGCGCCCTTGTAGACGATCTCCTCGACCTGCGCGTCGACGGCGTTCTCGCCCGCGTCGGCGTCCGCGGGCAGAAGGGCGATATGCTCCGGCCTTATGCCGAGCGTGACCGCCCGGCCTGGCCGCAATCCCTCGATGTGCGCGGAAAGCCGCGTGCCGCAGTCGCAGGCAATGGCGACGCTGTCGCCCGCGGCCTCCGCGGTCCCGGAGAGCGTGTTGACCGCGCCGAGGAAGTCCATGACGCGGGCGCTGTCGGGCGCTTCGTAGAGCCGGTCGGGCGCGTCGAGCGCGTGCAGCCGCCCGTCGAACATGACCGCGATCCGGTCGGAGAGGGAGAGCGCCTCCTCCTGGTCGTGGGTGACGATGATCGTGGTGATGCCGAGGCTGCGCTGAAGCTGCTTCAGTTCCACCTGCATGGCGTCGCGCAGCTTGCGGTCGAGCGCGCCCAGCGGCTCGTCCAGCAGCAATATGTCGGGCCGGATCACGATGGCGCGGGCAAGCGCCACTCGCTGCTTCTGCCCGCCCGAAAGCTGCTGCGGGTAGCGCCTGCCGAAGTCGCCGAGCCGGACGAGGTCGAGGGCTTCCGCCACGCGGCCCTCGCGTTCCGCCTTCGCCACCCCGCGCATCTCGAGGCCGTAGGCCACGTTCTCCGCCACCGTCATGTGCGGAAAAAGCGCGTAGTCCTGGAACACGATGCCGACATTGCGCTTGTTCGGGGCCACGCGCGCGATGGAGGCGCCGCCGACGCGCACGTCGCCCGTGTCCGGCTGGATGAAGCCCGCGACCGTGCGCAGCGTCGTGGTCTTGCCGCACCCCGATGGACCCAGCAGCGCGATGCACTCGCCCTCCTCGACGGTCAGGGACAGGTCCTGCAGGACGTGGTTGCCCCCCAGCCAGACGTTCACGCGGTCGAGTTCGAGACGGGCCATCTGGACCTCACGAGCGGGGAATGGACAGCGACATGATGCGGTAGCGGTACTCTGCCGCCGCGATCACCACGCTGATGACGAGGATGTAGACGGTCGAGAACGCCGCCGGTGTCGGGTCGAAATTGTTCGAGATGTAGTTGAACACCTCGATGGGCATGGTGGTCAGGTCGCCGCGCACCAGGAACACGCTGATCGGGTAGTTGTCGAAGCTGATCAGGAAGGCGAACAGGAATCCGCTGACCATGCCGGGTTTCAGCTGCGGCAGCGTCACCGTGCGGAAGGCCGTCCAGCGCGAGGCGCCGAGCGAGCGGGCGGCGTCCTCCAGCGAGGTGTCCGACAGCGTCAGCGAGGCGACCAGCGTGCGCACCGGGTAGGCGATCACCAGCACGACATGGCCTGCGGCGAGGCTCCACCAGGTGAACGCCGCGTCGATGGCGATGAAGAACTGAACGAGCGCGATGCCGATTGCCACCATGGGCAGCGTCACCGGCGACAGCAGGAAGGCCGTGATCGCTGGCTTGGCGGGGAAGGGATGACGCGCGATGGCCAGCGCCGCCCCGAGCGCCAGCACCGTCGCCAAGGCCGCCGCCGCGACCGCGATGGTCAGCGAGATCAGCGTCGCCTCCCCGATACGGTGGATCGCGGCGATGTTCTCGTACCAGCGGAAGGAAAACGCCTTGGGCGGAAACTCGATAAAGAAGGAATCGTTGAGCGAGACGACCGCCGTCAGGATCACCGGAAAGACGAGGAACGCCATCGACGCCCAGGCGAGGGCGGCGAGCGCGATGCGGAAGGGGCTCCTCTCAGACATCGACCCGGAACACCTTTCGCACGGCCAGTGCATAGAGCACGACGATGGCGAGCGTCACGACCGTCAGCGTCGTCATGATCGCCGAGCCCCAGGCGAAGTTGAGCTGTACGAGAAGCTGCTCGGCGGCGACCTGCGAGACCATGGCGGTCGAGGGCGAACCCAGCATCAGCGGGGTGACGAACGCGCTCATCGACACCGCGAAGACGAGCATGGTGCCACCGAACACGCCCGGCATGGAGAGCGGCAGGATCACCCGCCACAGCGTGCGCATGCTGGTTGCGCCCAGAGATTGCGACGCCTCCCAGAACGACGAGGGGATACGCAGCAGCGAGCCGTAGATCGGCAGGATCATGAACGGCATCCCGTAATGGACGAGCGCGGTGATGATCGCGCCCTCCGAATAGGTCAGCCGCAACGGAAACTCGGTGAGGCCCAGCGCGATCAGCAGGTTGTTGACCGGGCCGCCGTCGGCGAGGACGACGAGCCAGCCGTAGTTCCGCACGATCAGGCTGGAGGCGAGCGAGATGAACACGACGAGCAGCACGCCCGTGCGCAGCTTCCGGCCCGCGAACAGCAGCCACAGCGCGATGGGGTAGCTCAGCAGGAAGCAGATCGCCACGGACAGGAGCGAGATGCGGAAGGTCCGGACAATGGACCCGGTTGCCCGGCTGCTCTCCAGCGTCTTTTCGTACTGGTAGAGGGTGGGGGTCGCCTTGTCCTCCACCGCGTCTCCCGACCAATAGGTCAGACTCTCGCCCACCATCTGGCCGATGGGGATGAGGTAGAAGATCAGCATGAACGCCATGAGCGGCGCCAGCAGCAACGCCGCCGGCGCATGGCGCTGCCACCGCCCGCCGCGGGGGCGGACGGCGGCAGGTGTCACGGCGGGCGCCGTCGCTGTCATGCCAGGCAACTCCCGAAGGCGCGGGAGGGGCGGGTGCCCCTCAGCCGAAGACCTCGTTCCACTTCTCCGTGATCATGGGCCGGTTCTTCGACAGGAAGGCCCAGTCGGCATAGAGCGTGTTGTTCGGGTCGCCGATCAGTTCGAGCGTGCGGGCCGACGGCTCCACCTCCTTGTGGCCGCAGCGGGCGTGCAGCACGCTGTCGATCTTCGCCTGGAACTCCTTCTCCAGGCTGAGGTTCACGTACACCTCCGCCAGTTCCACGTTCGGCGCGTTCACCGGCATGTTGAGGCCGACGATCTCGCCGTGCGTGCCCTCTGCGAGATTGGGCGCCGGCGCGATGGGCGCACCCTGCGCGATCAGCGGGTTCACGAAGGCACCGTAGAAGGGCACCAGCGGGATCTGCCCGCTTTGCATCATCTGGATCGCCTGCGGCGCGCCCGTGTAGACGGTGACGCCGTTGTCCTTCAGTTCGGCCAGCTTGGCGATGCCCGCCTCGATCTCGTACTGGGCGTCCTTGAAGGGCTTGCCGGTGGCGATCTGCGCCGCCGTCGTCACCATGCGCACGCCGTTGTTCCAGGTCACCGGCGGCATCGCGATCAGGCCCTTGTTGGCCGGATCCCAGAGGGCAGCCCAGCTGGTCGGCGCCTCCTTCACGCGCTGCGTGTTGTAGTGGATCGTGTGCATCGCGTCGATGCAGCCGGCGGAGTAGTTGTCGGCCATGTTGAAGGCCGGGCGCAGCATCGCGAAATTCGGGATGTTCGCGGTGTTGTGCTGGCGCAGCAAGCCCTGCTCGGCGGCGATGAAGACGCCGGCTTCGGAGAACTGCATCAGGTCCGGCGGATTGTCCTTCTGCGTCTTGAGCATCGCCAGCATGTTGGACGTCACCGACTGCTGGACGTTCAGGCTGGCGCCCGTCAGCTTCTCGAACTTCGGGTTCAGTTCGTCGATCCAGAGCTTGGCGAGCAGGCCCTGGTTCAGGACGATGTTGAGCGTGCCGGCGGCGCGCGCCTTCGTGGTGACCCAAGGCATGGCGATGGCGACCGCGCCGGCCGCGGCGGTCGTCTTGAGGAAGCCGCGGCGCGTGGTCCCGGCGGACGCGGCGTCGCTGCGCGTGGCGGACTGAGTGCCCTTGTCGGAGCGTGTCATGGTGAAACCTTCCCTGTTCGGCCATTGGCTGGCGCGTCTTGCCGTGGTGGCGCGTCTCGAGGGCGGGGACGCACGGCCCATCCCCCGCCCGCTCGCCGGCGCGATTTCCCTCCGTCCAGGCGCACCGGTTGATCCGGCTTTTGCGGCGTCCCGCGGTCTGCGGCGGTTTCGCCTTTTGGGTGCAAGATTCAGGGCCTTCCGTGGAGACGGGCAGCCCCGACATTGCATACAATAGGGTCAGTCTGTGGCCCCTTCGGGCGTGGCGTCAAGGCTAAAAACATCGCGTGAGGGGGTAGATCCCTGATTTCAGCGCGCTTGGCGAACAGGTTTGTATGCAATCTATTGCCGGTTGTGCGGTCTTGCCTGCGCAGGCAAGGCCATTGGCGTCGCTGCCCGCAGATGGGATAGCCTCACCGCTGGGCGGACGGCTGCGGATGCGTGCTGCTGGCCGGGGTCCGTTTGCATGTTAGGTGTTGGTGCGAGGTGCTGTCCGATTTGCGGGAGTGGTGCGGTCCGGTGACGGTGAGGCATATCTTCAGGGCAGCCGTGCTCATGGCAGCGGCATTGCTGTTGCCGGGCTGCGGATTGTTCGGCGGTGGGGACCAGCGTGCCGGCTTCCTCGCGCCCGAGGTCGAGGGCGGCATCGTCTACGAGACCCGTATCGAGGGCCTCGACGACCCCGCGCTGGTGGAACTGGCGGAGGATTCCCTGCGCCTCTACACGCTCGCGGCCCGCAGGCCGCAGAGCCTTGCGCGGCTGAGCAGGCGTGCGGAGGCGGATGCGGAGACGCTCGCCGCGATTCTCCGCTCGCGCGGCTATTACCAGTCGAAGGTCACGGTCGAAGTGACGGATACGGGCGAACGTGTTCGTCCGCCCGACGGTGCGTCGGAGGTGGAGGACGTCCGCACCGGCACGAGCGTCCCGGTCCGCGGCGACGCGGAGGCAGAACAGACCGGCGCCTCCCAGACCGACCCGACGGCGCAGGTGGTTCTGAGCGTGACGCGCGGGCCGCTGTTCCGGCTGGCCGAGGTGGCCTACCCGCTGCCCGACGGCTACCGGGGCCCCGCCTTGCCGAAGCAGGCGCGGCTCGGCATTCCCTTAGGCCATCCCGCCATCGCGGAGGACATCGTGGCCGCGGAGGGAGCGGTGCTCGTCTTCCTGCGGGAGCGCGGGCACCCATATGCGCGTGCGGGCAAGCGCACCGCGCTGGCCGATCCGGAGGCGCAGACGATCACCGTCTCGACCCTGATCGACCCCGGGCCGCGCGTGAGCTATGGCGAGACGCGGGTGGAGCGGCTGGACAGCCTGGAGCCGGACTATGTCGCGGGCTTTGCCGAGTGGGAGGCGGGCGCACTCTCCGACCAGCGCGATCTCTCCGATGTGCAGCGCGCGCTCGCCGCATCGCGCCTGTTCGACGTGGTGACCGTCCGCCTGCCGGAGGAGGCGCCGGCGGGCCTGGGCGCGGGCGACAGCGTCACGCTTCCCGTCACCATCAGGGCGGAGGAAGCGCCCCATCGCACCATCGGCGGCGGCTTGCGCTATTCGACCGACGGCGGGCCGGGCGTGCGTGCCTATTGGGAGCACCGCAATCTCTTCGGGCGGGGCGAACGGTTCCGCACCGAGCTCGACGCCGACCTCGTCGCCCAGACGCTGGAGAACCGCTTCGTCAAGCCGCGCTTCCTGCGGCCCGACCAGGACCTCTTGGCGGGCCTCGCGTTCGAGCGGGAAGACGACGACGCCTATGAACTGATCGGCGCGACGGCGAGCATCGGCCTGGAGCGGCGGGTGTCGGCCCGCTGGATCGCAGGCGCCGGCGTGCTGGGCGAGGTTCAGGAGATCACGGACGATACCGGACGGCGGATGAGCTATCTCGTCGGCCTGCCGCTCTTCGCCGCCTACGACAGTTCCGACAATCTTCTCGACCCGACGCAGGGCGCGCGGGCGCGGGCGACGGCGACGCCGTTCGCGGGCGTGTCGGACGGCGTGGCGCTGAGCTTCCTCGTGCTCGACGCGACGGCTTCCACCTATTGGGCGCTCGACGACGACGACCGCTACATCGCCGCCTTCCGGGGGCGGATCGGAAGCATCCTCGGCGCCTCGCGTGCAACCATTCCGGCACCGCGGCGCCTCTATTCGGGCGGCGGCGGGTCCGTGCGCGGCTACCAGAGCCGGTTCATCGGCCCGCTCGACGCCAACAACGATCCGCTCGGCGGCCGCTCTGTCGTGGAGTTCGGCATGGAGATGCGCGCGCGCGTCACCGACACCGTCGGCGTCGTGCCCTTCGTGGACATGGGCTCGGTCAGCACGACGGAGTACCCCGACTTCAACGAGGGGCTGCAATATGCGGCAGGCCTTGGCCTGCGTTACTACAGCCCCATCGGCCCGATCCGCGCTGACGTCGCGGTCCCGCTCAATCCGCGCGACGCGGACAATGCGTTCGAGTTCTACATCTCCATCGGGCAGGCATTCTGATGCGGCATGCGGCGATCCTTCTGGCCCTCGTGGGCATGCTGCTGCTTCCGGCGGGGCCGTCGGCGGCCTTCCTGTCGTTCGAGGGGGTGACGAACAGCTTCATCCAGTTCGTCATCCGCCAGATCAACGTGCCGGGCGAGTTCGAACTGACGGTCGGCAATCTGATCGAGGGGGAGGACGGCTTCACGACGCTCGAAGGCTTCTCGGTCGCCGACCGCGAGGGGGTGTGGCTGTCGGCGGAACGGGTGGCGCTCGACTGGTCGCCCTCCGCGCTGCTGCGCGGCGAAATCAACCTGTCGCTGCTGCGGCTGGAGGACGTCGACCTGAAGCGGCTGCCCGTGACGGGCGATGCGCCTGAGAACGGGGGCGGTGACGAGGCGGCGGGCGGCATCCGCTGGCCGCGCGCACCGCTCGGCGTGGAAATCGCCGAGCTTGTGCTGACCCGGCTCACCGTCGCCGACACGATCCTGCCAGAGGCCGCGACGCTCACCGCCGCCGGTGCCTTCCGCGACATCGGCGACGTGCAGTCGATCCGGCTGGAGGCGGAACGGACCGACGGGGTGGGTGCGACGCTCGACCTTGACATGACGCGGGACTTCGTCGCCGACACGCTGAAGGCGCGCGTGCGTTTCGCCGAACCGCAAGGGGGGCTCGTCGCCCGGCTCGTGGGACTGCCCGATGCGCCGGCGGTGTCGCTGGCGCTCGACGCCGACGGTCCCCCGACGGACTGGGGCGGGGCGCTTGCGGCAAGCGTCGAGGGATACGGGGCGGTCGACGGCACCGCGTCCGCGGCCTGGGCCGGCCCCTTGTCGGTCGCTGCCGACGTGACGCTGACGCCGGGGGACCGGCTTGCCCCGGAGATCGCCGCGGCGATCGGCCAGGCCGCACACCTCGACATCGCCGCGCGCGAGGGCGGGGACGGGCGCGTCGCGCTGGAGCGGGCGCGGTTCCGCCTCGCCGCGGGCCGCCTCGACGCGCGGGGCGATTTCGCACGGACCTTGAACGACATCGCCATCGACATGCGCGCCGATGTGCCGGAGGAGGGTGCCCGTCTGCTCGATCCCTTCCTTGCGCCCGCGACGGTGAAGGGCGCGGGTCTCGACATCGCGGTGCGCGGATCCGCCGCCGCGCCCCGTTTCTCGGTTCAGGGCCGGGTCGAGGAGGTAGCGACGCCGGATGCCGCCGCGGCCTCCCTCGACCTCGATGCCCGTGTTGCGGTCTCGGGAGGCGCCGTGGAAGGCGACGCAAGCCTGGTCGCGCGCGGTCCGGGACTCGCCGGCCGGCCCGACCTGACCGCCTTGCTCGGCCCGGAGATCGCGGTGGAGGCAGAAGGGCGGTACGCGGCCGGTATCGCCGAGGTCGCCCGCTTCTCGGTCGCCTCGCGCGTGGTCGAGGCACGTGGGGAGGGCCGCTTCGACACCGGCGCGGGAGAGGCAAGCGGGCGGCTGCGCATCGCGGCGACGGATCTTGCCCCGCTGGCAGCGTTCGCCGGGCAGGATCTCCGGGGTGGGGCGACGCTGACTGCGGACGTGCGCCGCGCGCGTCTCGATGGCGCGCTCGATGCCGACGTGCAGCTTGCCGGACGGGGGCTCGACAGCGCGGACGCGCTGATCGCGGCGGTTCTCGCGGGGCGCGTGGATGCGGTGGCGACGGTGCGGACGGACGATGCGCGCGTCGTGCGGCTTTCGCCCGCGCGGATCGAGACGGGCGCGCTGACCGCCACGGCGGAGGGCGAGGCCGATCTGGA
It contains:
- a CDS encoding SPFH domain-containing protein — translated: MIATLIVAVIAVAIIYAGIKTVPQGEQWTVERFGRYTRTLESGLRVIVPFVDQVGKRLSIMEQVLDVPEQTVITKDNAAVIADGVVFFRVDNTARAAYQVQNLHDAIVNLTTTNLRSVIGSMDLDDTLSKRAEINEILMGIIDEATNPWGVKIMRIEIRDLRMSDELQDAMNLQMTAERRRRASVTEANGLREAEILKAQGQKEAEILRAQGLREAAFLEAEARERAAEADAKATTMVSRAIAEGDIQAVQFFLGQKYVEALQTIGSSPNSKLVLMPLEAAGVTGAIAGVGELVKSMGTGQAAR
- the nthA gene encoding nitrile hydratase subunit alpha; its protein translation is MGDHHHHDHDHDHAPIEEVAAAPIEDRILETAIRELLIEKGVISAEDVHRQIDIVDSRNPALGARVVARAWTDPDFKERLLAHPLKTIQDTFGMDMTTPLELVVLENTPEVHNVVVCTLCSCYPRMLLGIPPAWYKAVDYRSRVVREPRAVLAEFGVTLPDAQEVRVSDSTADLRFLVLPARPEGTEGWSEEALAAIVTRDCMIGTGLPDPAVKRDEAA
- a CDS encoding SH3-like domain-containing protein, whose amino-acid sequence is MLEVPYRYKPGDRVRVAQQPAERHCRTPSYLRGKPGVVMSVTGAYRNPSLLAFHKPGLPVIPLYRVCFRQDDVWEGVSGSPDSVAADIYEHWLLPADGSDTGESSHG
- a CDS encoding SH3-like domain-containing protein, producing MSDNERKVNDVGGLPGGPIDLHEHANTLHEKRVDALVMLMVNPRIGAFTVDSLRRAIEENTPQEYASLGYYSKWLKAVRQLLVEQAVLTEDEIEAKMADVRKRMEAEAHA
- a CDS encoding ABC transporter ATP-binding protein, which gives rise to MARLELDRVNVWLGGNHVLQDLSLTVEEGECIALLGPSGCGKTTTLRTVAGFIQPDTGDVRVGGASIARVAPNKRNVGIVFQDYALFPHMTVAENVAYGLEMRGVAKAEREGRVAEALDLVRLGDFGRRYPQQLSGGQKQRVALARAIVIRPDILLLDEPLGALDRKLRDAMQVELKQLQRSLGITTIIVTHDQEEALSLSDRIAVMFDGRLHALDAPDRLYEAPDSARVMDFLGAVNTLSGTAEAAGDSVAIACDCGTRLSAHIEGLRPGRAVTLGIRPEHIALLPADADAGENAVDAQVEEIVYKGAFADVIALSGTGRRFHVRTEPARLADAGVARGAPVRLHLPSRHLILVEAS
- a CDS encoding ABC transporter permease, with amino-acid sequence MSERSPFRIALAALAWASMAFLVFPVILTAVVSLNDSFFIEFPPKAFSFRWYENIAAIHRIGEATLISLTIAVAAAALATVLALGAALAIARHPFPAKPAITAFLLSPVTLPMVAIGIALVQFFIAIDAAFTWWSLAAGHVVLVIAYPVRTLVASLTLSDTSLEDAARSLGASRWTAFRTVTLPQLKPGMVSGFLFAFLISFDNYPISVFLVRGDLTTMPIEVFNYISNNFDPTPAAFSTVYILVISVVIAAAEYRYRIMSLSIPRS
- a CDS encoding ABC transporter permease; this encodes MTATAPAVTPAAVRPRGGRWQRHAPAALLLAPLMAFMLIFYLIPIGQMVGESLTYWSGDAVEDKATPTLYQYEKTLESSRATGSIVRTFRISLLSVAICFLLSYPIALWLLFAGRKLRTGVLLVVFISLASSLIVRNYGWLVVLADGGPVNNLLIALGLTEFPLRLTYSEGAIITALVHYGMPFMILPIYGSLLRIPSSFWEASQSLGATSMRTLWRVILPLSMPGVFGGTMLVFAVSMSAFVTPLMLGSPSTAMVSQVAAEQLLVQLNFAWGSAIMTTLTVVTLAIVVLYALAVRKVFRVDV
- a CDS encoding extracellular solute-binding protein, whose product is MTRSDKGTQSATRSDAASAGTTRRGFLKTTAAAGAVAIAMPWVTTKARAAGTLNIVLNQGLLAKLWIDELNPKFEKLTGASLNVQQSVTSNMLAMLKTQKDNPPDLMQFSEAGVFIAAEQGLLRQHNTANIPNFAMLRPAFNMADNYSAGCIDAMHTIHYNTQRVKEAPTSWAALWDPANKGLIAMPPVTWNNGVRMVTTAAQIATGKPFKDAQYEIEAGIAKLAELKDNGVTVYTGAPQAIQMMQSGQIPLVPFYGAFVNPLIAQGAPIAPAPNLAEGTHGEIVGLNMPVNAPNVELAEVYVNLSLEKEFQAKIDSVLHARCGHKEVEPSARTLELIGDPNNTLYADWAFLSKNRPMITEKWNEVFG
- a CDS encoding autotransporter assembly complex protein TamA, whose translation is MTVRHIFRAAVLMAAALLLPGCGLFGGGDQRAGFLAPEVEGGIVYETRIEGLDDPALVELAEDSLRLYTLAARRPQSLARLSRRAEADAETLAAILRSRGYYQSKVTVEVTDTGERVRPPDGASEVEDVRTGTSVPVRGDAEAEQTGASQTDPTAQVVLSVTRGPLFRLAEVAYPLPDGYRGPALPKQARLGIPLGHPAIAEDIVAAEGAVLVFLRERGHPYARAGKRTALADPEAQTITVSTLIDPGPRVSYGETRVERLDSLEPDYVAGFAEWEAGALSDQRDLSDVQRALAASRLFDVVTVRLPEEAPAGLGAGDSVTLPVTIRAEEAPHRTIGGGLRYSTDGGPGVRAYWEHRNLFGRGERFRTELDADLVAQTLENRFVKPRFLRPDQDLLAGLAFEREDDDAYELIGATASIGLERRVSARWIAGAGVLGEVQEITDDTGRRMSYLVGLPLFAAYDSSDNLLDPTQGARARATATPFAGVSDGVALSFLVLDATASTYWALDDDDRYIAAFRGRIGSILGASRATIPAPRRLYSGGGGSVRGYQSRFIGPLDANNDPLGGRSVVEFGMEMRARVTDTVGVVPFVDMGSVSTTEYPDFNEGLQYAAGLGLRYYSPIGPIRADVAVPLNPRDADNAFEFYISIGQAF